Sequence from the Bacillus mesophilus genome:
AAATGCGTGCAGAAATCACAAAACTTCATAACAGACTTCAAACTACTACAATCTACGTAACTCATGACCAAACAGAAGCAATGACTATGGCTACGCGTCTTGTTGTTATGAAAGATGGTATTATTCAACAGGTTGGAGCTCCTAAAGATGTGTATGAGAAGCCTGAAAACATCTTTGTTGGTGGCTTTATCGGTTCTCCAGCAATGAACTTCTTTGAAGGAACTCTTACTGATGGAGCATTTAAAATCGGCGAAGTAAGTGTCAAAGTTCCAGAAGGAAAAATGAAAACACTTCGTGAACAAGGATATGTAAATAAAGAGGTTGTACTAGGGATTCGTCCGGAAGACATTCATGACGAGCCTGTCTTCATCCAATCTTCTCAAGAAACAGCAATTACGGCTACAATCGAAGTTGCTGAATTAATGGGTGCTGAAACTATGCTATATTCTACTATTGCAGGTACTAGCTTTGTTGCACGTGTTGACTCACGTACAGATATTAAGCCTAACCAAAGTATTGAATTAGCTTTAGATATGAACAAATCTCATTTCTTTGATAAAGAGTCTGAACTACGCATTAGATAATAAAAATAGCCCATAATGGGGCTGTTGACAATCTGATAGGAAATTTGAAAACCTGTGTAGAATTTATTCTATACAGGTTTTTTATTTGGAGGGAATTTCTTATGATGGGTCGTAAAGATGATTATCAAAGCAAAATGGAGTTTATTGATTTAAATACCTTTGTTCCTTAGAATCATATTCTTCGCCAAATTAATGAAAAAATCGATTTTTCTTTTATATACAACAAAATGGAAATGTATTAGAAATGCTTTGGAAAGACTGCAACTAGGAGAACCATTTCTCGTCCGATTGCACATGAATTATTAGAAGAAAATATACAGAGGGCAAAAACAAAGGAATACAAACTTGTTCAAAAATTAAGAAGAGTTTGGTGTGAAGGTTCCTTTGGAACTATGAAAATTAAACACAACCTTTATAAAACCTATAAAAGTGGCATTGAAAAAATTCATGAGCAATGTCTCTTTTCGGCGTTTGCATTAAACCTTAAGCGAATGATAAAGGTGATGAATTAGTATCAAAAAGTTGAAAATAAAGACGGTATAAACCAATGAACATCAAGAAGAAAGGCAAAATGGGGAGGGAGCATTGCTCCCTCCCCATTTTGTCAACAGCCCCTAATGGGCTATTTTTTTATTCTTGTATAAAGATTACTTGCTCCGTTTGACAATGATTACAATATAATAGGTGTGCACATTGATGTTGTTGAAGGGTTTGTTCATATCCATCTATCTTCTTCATACCATCAATCTCCATATAGGGACTATAATCATCAAAATAATCAATTACCCTCCCCTTATCCTCCATTACACTTTGACACTGTTTACAAGTGGTTTCAGAGGATTCAAATCCATTACATATCGGACATATTCCCATTTGTTATCATTCCTTTTTACATTTTAAAAATTTTTAAGTATAATTTTGTTTATTTTACAGATGATATTATTAACAACTTAATTATTTAGTTTCACGGTTCTTCTTTGATATTATGACCCAAAGACGTGAAACGAATTAGAAAAAAAAGTTCAAAAAAAACGAATAGAAATTCAAAAATGAAACATAATAAAAATGTAAACAAAACAAAGCAATTCATTACACACACTTCATTACTAATTATTGGGTTAGAGCCTGGCGGCGACGGACATGCTCCGTATCTGGTTCAATTCCAGCTAACCCAACCAAAATCTATTGAGGAGTGATTACATCATGGCAAGCAACAACTCAAACCAACTTTTAGTACCTGGAGTAGAACAAGCACTAGATCAAATGAAGTATGAGATCGCTAACGAGTTTGGTGTAAACTTAGGAGCAGATACTACTTCTCGTGCAAACGGTTCTGTAGGTGGAGAAATCACTAAGCGTTTAGTATCTATGGCTGAACAACAACTTGGTGGATCTTTCCAACAACGTTAATTAAAACTTAATAACATGGCTAAAATCCCAAGCTTTCATGCTTGGGATTTTCTTTTGACCAAAAAGGAGGTTAACCTTTAATAATGAAAAAATGTGTACTCGTCTTTTTCTTAATAGGGTCATTAGTTCATATCCCCCCTCAACCTTTAGTAAAGGCTGAAAACCTACCTAGTGTAAAAAACGTTATTTTATTAATAGGTGATGGTATGGGTATTCATTACACTTCTTCCTATCGTTATCTTAAAGATTCTTCACAAACAACAGAAGTTGAAAAAACCGTTTTTGACCCTTATCTCGTAGGACAACAAATGACATATCCTAATGACCCAGATGAAAATATTACAAATTCAGCAGCAGCTGGTACTGCATTAGCAACTGGAATTAAAACCTATAATAATGCTATTTCAGTCGATCATAATGGTAAATACTTACAAACTGTTCTAGAAGCTGCGAAAGAACTTGGAATGGCAACTGGTATTGTTGCCACAGCAGAAATCACGCATGCTACTCCTGCTGCTTTTGGCGCTCACAATAAGCATCGTGAAAATATGATTGATATTGCCGATGATTATTTTGATGAAGAGATTAAAGGGAAACATAAAATCGATGTCATCCTAGGTGGTGGCAGAAAATACTTTGAACGTGAGGACCGAAATCTCGTTGAAGAATTTAAAAATGATGGATTTTCGTATGTTAAAAATACAAAAGAATTGACCACAGATCAGAATGAACAAATAATAGGACTTTTTGCAAAAGAGGGTCTACCCAAAATGTTCGATCGTAATGCTACTATACCCTCACTAGAAATAATGACAAGTTCAGCAATTGAAAGATTAAATAAAAATGATCAAGGATTCTTTCTTATGGTAGAGGGAAGTCAAATTGATTGGGCAGGGCACGATCAGGATATTGTATCTGCCATGAGTGAAATTGAGGATTTCGAAAAAGCGTTTAAAGCGGCCATAGAATTTGGAAAGAAAGATCAACATACATTAGTGATTGCTACCGCTGATCACTCAACTGGTGGTTATACAATGGGAGCAAACGGTATTTATAATTGGCATCCCAGTTCTATAAAAGCAGCAAAACGAACACCTGATTTTATTGCTGAATCTATAGCAAGTGGCACCGATGTTGAAAAGGCTCTAAGATCATATATTAAGATGCCGTTAACACAAGATGAAATACATTCTGTTAAAATGGCAGCGGAAACTCATGATATAAAATTAATTGATGATTCAATAGAAGAAATCTTTAATTTACGAACAAATACAGGCTGGACTACAGAAGGTCACACAGGAGTTGATGTCCCCGTTTACGCATACGGACCTTCCTCTGAGAAGCTAAGAGGACAAATCAATAACACTGATATTGCTTCACTTATATTTGAAGTGCTCAAAAACTAGGTTAAATAGAAGGCTGTGTTAAACTTTGTTATTGATTTTCGTTACAGGACACTCGCGTCCTTCCACTTCAATCAACAGTGCTAAATATCAACACTATTCTTTAACACAGCCAAATAAATAAAGAGAAAAACGAAGTCC
This genomic interval carries:
- a CDS encoding ABC transporter ATP-binding protein is translated as MAELRLENIYKIYDNKVTAVTDFNLHIQDKEFIVFVGPSGCGKSTTLRMIAGLEEISKGDFFIDERRVNDVAPKDRDIAMVFQNYALYPHMNVYDNMAFGLKLRKIPKPEIERRVQEAAKILGLEQYLDRKPKALSGGQRQRVALGRAIVRDAKVFLMDEPLSNLDAKLRVQMRAEITKLHNRLQTTTIYVTHDQTEAMTMATRLVVMKDGIIQQVGAPKDVYEKPENIFVGGFIGSPAMNFFEGTLTDGAFKIGEVSVKVPEGKMKTLREQGYVNKEVVLGIRPEDIHDEPVFIQSSQETAITATIEVAELMGAETMLYSTIAGTSFVARVDSRTDIKPNQSIELALDMNKSHFFDKESELRIR
- a CDS encoding alpha/beta-type small acid-soluble spore protein produces the protein MASNNSNQLLVPGVEQALDQMKYEIANEFGVNLGADTTSRANGSVGGEITKRLVSMAEQQLGGSFQQR
- a CDS encoding alkaline phosphatase; its protein translation is MKKCVLVFFLIGSLVHIPPQPLVKAENLPSVKNVILLIGDGMGIHYTSSYRYLKDSSQTTEVEKTVFDPYLVGQQMTYPNDPDENITNSAAAGTALATGIKTYNNAISVDHNGKYLQTVLEAAKELGMATGIVATAEITHATPAAFGAHNKHRENMIDIADDYFDEEIKGKHKIDVILGGGRKYFEREDRNLVEEFKNDGFSYVKNTKELTTDQNEQIIGLFAKEGLPKMFDRNATIPSLEIMTSSAIERLNKNDQGFFLMVEGSQIDWAGHDQDIVSAMSEIEDFEKAFKAAIEFGKKDQHTLVIATADHSTGGYTMGANGIYNWHPSSIKAAKRTPDFIAESIASGTDVEKALRSYIKMPLTQDEIHSVKMAAETHDIKLIDDSIEEIFNLRTNTGWTTEGHTGVDVPVYAYGPSSEKLRGQINNTDIASLIFEVLKN